The DNA segment TTTGTCCCTATGAAGACATTGTAATTTCCAGGTCTCATTGTACCGATCCGGGCTCAGCTCCAACATCCTCCATGAAGACGCGCCCAAAGAGCTCTAGTGAGAGACGCCAGCGGCCCAGCAGCATGTCGTGTGAGATCATCATCCCCATGAAACTACAGTGGGGTCtagacaagaaaaacaaaaataacttgAAATCTGTGAGCAGATAGATCACTGCTATATAAATACATCTTCGGTAATATCATTGACAGTTCCGTCTGCATCAAATCAAAACCACAACCCCCAAATTCCTGCATGTTTACTATCATTTAAAACCCAATTGAACTGATGCCAGTTCTGGCTACTCGACAACACACAGTATTGATGTGCACCTGAATGAGGGCAGAGGAGGCCCATCGCTCTCAGTGAGGCCGATCTCGGCGAGGAGGCTGCTCTTAAGCTGGGCAGCCAGGTCTTGGGGTGAAGGCCCTGGTTTTGAAGTATCCATTTCATGGTCGGCAATGGACTGGGTTCCAGTATTGCGCTGGCCAGATTCCATGCTCATCACATTCTTCAAGTTTGCCGAGTAAGACATCTTAGTGGGCAGGATCTATTGTGGAGGGGTCCGGAGAAGTTTTTTAGTCAGGTGAACAGCTTTTACAagatgacagtgatgatgaaaacatggaaatatgaaaatgatACAAAGAAGACAGCCCATGTTCTAAAATCCACTCTCGGCTTTTAttctattaaataaataaataaataaataaatgctagcCATTACGTCCTTCAGTGTTTTATTTGTACTTCCCCCAATGACCATAGGAAATAATGAGGAGGAAATCTAAGTTGTAAAAGAATCCTTTTAGCTCACTACCGGTACTTAAAAGCCAAGTAACTTCAGCATTTTAACTGTTATATTTGGATATTAGAACACAGCTGGCAGTGCATTTGTTCAGTGAAGAGGGGTGGTATACCTGAGAGGGGGAGGGTAGAGAGGAGCCCATGTTTACCTCCAGGCAGTTCCTGTCCACGCTTGCCTCAGCTAGGCCTTTGTTTGCCATGAAGGAGGATGAGTACAAGCCCTGGGAGGGACGGCCAAACAGATCCTCCTTTCTGGCATTGGGCTGTTGAGAGGAAGCAATTAGGAAACTAATTTAAGGCCCGATCAGATCTTAACCATCACCTGAcaaaaacaataacacaaaTTCAATCATGCGCaactctgacctgcaggaggtgcGGCTGGTCTGCCAGTGGAATGGCCTCAGGCAAAGGAACATCAAAGGGGTTGGGCGGGATGCAGCCAAGGAAGGTCATGGAGTCAGACCGACGGAAGAAAGGGTGATTCTGACCCGTTTCAGCGGGAACAGGGTCCTCATCCTTATCCTGCAAAGTTGAACctgaatgagaaaaaaaaaaaacacatatcaGGATATTTTGAAGGATACCCAAGTAGTTACTTATTAGTTActtatttattgtatttatcaTTTTACTCTGGTTAGTGTCCTCATCGTTCTCATGTTCAGAATCCTCATTGTCCAAACCAAGTTCGAGAATCTCTCGATTTCTACAAGAGAGAAACaagaattgttaaaaaaaagtaagtTCAAGCAGCAAAAGCTGTTGTTAAAATGAATTTTCACATGAACCAACAACATGATTACACAGTTCTACaatcaaatataaaaaaaattctattcCTTCTTCACCtttttctgtccatctgtgGGGTATCTAAAGTGGTCTGCTGGTTCATGGCCTTAATCCAATAAATAAGAGCCTGGAAAACATAGGCCACGTGTTTCAATGAGCATACGTCGAGAACGGGAAGCACATCAGAGTGCTCATCGTTATGGGAGCGCATCAGTGACAAGGCGTAGTTCAGGAAGTCACCCCGTGCTGACATCATGCCCTGGCGAGCTGTCAGTAGGGTAGCTGCTCTCCTGAAACCaacataaaacaacaaaaaatgtttaaatacaTTGGGGCGGGGGAATTCAAATTATGCTAGTCTGAGAATTTTACTAGAAAAAGATAGACTAAAAAAATGGGTTGATTAATTCACGTTTTTACTTTTACCTTCGACCTTCCAGGGTGCGGAGGCTGGCCTCCTCTCGTGCATTGATGCGCTCCCTGCGGGCAGAGTGCTGTGAAGCATGGAGCGGGTGACTGGGGTGGCCAGGGTCTCCAGCAGATGACAACGCTGAGCCATAACGTAACTGAGCCTCAGTAGAATCCATAATGGACACCATCCAGTTCCAGGTGGGAATCAGCTTTTCTTCAACATAATTCTGTTTGACAAGATAAAAACATGAGAACCCTTACAACTGTATCGACTGCAACCTTTTAAAACATATGCAGAGTTTTATTTCCACTTCATAAAGTGAATCGTGTTTATTACCTGCAGGTTGACTGCATCGTGATAGGTGAGTTTTACAGCTGCGGGGTATTGGGAGTAGACCAGATGGTTATACTTGGGAATCAGACTCATGAGGTCTGAGATTTGCCTGATGACAATGCTGTAAGCCCGGGCCAGGCTGCTGGCAGATGTTAAATAGCTGCTAGAATTACTAGCTTCCAGAGCtgccgcagcagctgcagcgctggAGCTGATGGCACTTGAACGCCGTAGGTTGGTAGGGTCGATATATATCAGACCCGTGGAACTTGCTGTGGATAGAAAAACAGGAATACAAAAATGACTATATAAATCCACAAATtctgtatataaaaaaaaaaggagatattaaaaaaaaaaaaaaaaaaaatacgcAAAATTCCACGGACCAGATGGTGTTGAGGAGTTGGATGGAGCACTTCCAGAGGCTCTCTGGCTGGGGGTGTTCCTCACAGCCCACTGCATGGAACGGGGAGCTTGGGCAGCACTGTTGGCGTGGGAAGAACTGGTTGTCCTTTCCAAAGGCTCATCCAAAAGGAACGTTTCCTGGTCCACATCATCActctgactgctgctgctgtctgagtcACTCGAGTCATTGGACTGAGAGTCATCCTCTGAAAAGAAGGCAGGGACACTACTCGCACCTTAAGGGAGAAGGACAATAAAggacaagaaaataaaacacaaaacaaaaaaggagccATATTTAGTGGCTTGTGTTGCCATTTCACCTCAATGTTTGTGCCTTTCACATAAGATAAATTCAAGCAGGAGTGCAGGTTAGTGATTCACACCACTACAGGGCCAAATAACACTCAGAATGTTGGAAATGTTTACACCTGCACTCACTTCAATATATGTGAGTGGAAATACAATTTAATTTACTAATCTGCATCATCTATTCTATGTATTAGGGAGAAAAGAccaacaacaaataaacagcACTGCATATTTAACATGAAAATGAAATACCATTAGTAAGAAACCGATATTATAGATgacaaggaggaggggggtgcaCACACCACAATGTCTGGAAAAGGTACAAGTTGATTAGTCTGTTATTTAAGTGAAGGAACAGCGATACTGTGTGTGTGACGAGGAATAGTATTAGTTAAAGAACAAGAGACAACAGAGTGAAATGTGAGAGAAGGTCAAACTGAAGAAACTctcagcaggaaaataaatctGTATGCATTTTGCAAATTCAGTCTTGCCCTAACATCTGTATAAGCATTATAGTAAAGAGGATCTCataccaaaaataggaaatgcCAAGGACACCCTACTGCCTGCAAATGAAATACATTGGGTATTCAGCCAGGAAGCATTTTGTCTGCTGTTATCATTTGCTCTCCAAACACAAATCCCCACAAACCAAAATGCTGACTGTAAAGACTAATGGTTTTGCGAGGACTGAATTAGTCTGCAATTCAAAGGGGAATTAAACCACAGAGAGAAATGCTTTTCTATTTAGTTAAAAGCCGGAGCCAGGGCTGGGCAATGTAAAGACACATACCATGTGATATGGCACGAGTATTATTCTTAGCCAATTTCTGATAGTGTTGCAGGGAAACGTTCTGGGAATGGACCTAATATCCAAGATGATATAATAAtatgtgtttgtatttattaGAGCTCCTCCCTCAATGTTGATCACAAATGTATGAAATatgatgtgtgttttgtctcGCTATGATCTGAATCCAAAGCCACACCCCCCAGCCCAAGTCACAGCCTTTGCACGATTTGGACAAAGTTTGAGGAGGTAAATAAGGCAGGTGATCACATTTCCACAAAAACTTAAAAAGCAAGAAGGCAAGGACAATTAGTTAAAGATAAAACaaccaaaagaaaaataactcggttaaaaaaaaagaaaaaaacgcaGTTGACCAACCTGCTTCAGAACCCGCAGTTGCTGCCGTGACAACACTCCTGCGGCCGCTGGCATTGTCCTGATTGCTGTGGTTGCTTTCACTGTCACTCTCCGTTTCAGCGGCAGCCAGCAGATCGAGCTCCATGTCGCTTCCTGAGAGAACAAACAAGTACATTATTCATTGTATTACCCGCATTTAGTTCAGATTTCCAATCACCAAAAGCATTACAGCTCGCTGGTTTAGTTCATGcattttataaattaaaaaaacgtCTAGTGTCTCGTACCGTCCTCGTCATGTTCATCATGCTGCCCTTCAGTTTCTGGATTTTCCTCTCCCTGTTCTTCTTGGTCATCATGATGGTCTTCCTCCCCTGCGACTCCCTCAACCACCTCAACCTAGAGGACATATTCAACATCCTTATACATGTACTCCTCtatgtacctgtacatgtgcaataacaataaagttgaatctaatctaatgtaCAGTAACACTAATTTCGTAGTTTTAAAAGCGAGAATTTTAAAATGGGGACAACCCAATAAGTACAGATGTATTTCTGCACCTCTTCCACATCTGCTGACACGATGTCATCCTGCTCCTCGTCTCTCCCTCTGACAGGCTGAGACTGGCTGCTGTGCCGAGGCTGGGGGTTCCTGATGATGTAAGACGCAGCTGTCTGACTAGAGCTGTAAAGGTTAATGAAAACAATTATGTTATTCACCCGAGCCTTTTTCAGCTTGTAAAAAAGACAATTCAATTGTTTTTTTGCCCTAAACCAATGAGGTGATAAAACACGAGCGGGTTTTAGCCATGAAAATGCTGCAATTTAGCAAACCTGCTGGACTGGTCAGGCGAGGGTCTGGGGGGCAGCGGCTCAACAGAGAAGAGCTCTTCGCTGCCCTGAACCGCATCAATACTGGTGCTGGCCAAAGTGAACGGAGCAGTAGGTCTCGCTATGCCCATTCGCACTGGAACAATCAGTGACTCCGCTACGTTACACAGCTCCTCCACGGCATAGGGCAGCAGAGCCTGGAAAACTCTGCGACATTTCCCGATGGGCTGAGGGATAAAGTTGCTGTAGGAAGGAAATTGATAAGGGAAGAGGTCATGACAAGGTCAAACAATTCCCTCTAGATTCTGTTACGCTGAAATGGTGAAGATATGTGTTCTCACTTCTTTTTCTTGGATGAGGCCATCTCCACACTTAGGATCACAAACACCCTGGCGACAGAGCGCAGGAACCTCCTGGTGACATTCACTGCCTCCTCTCTTCGTCCAGGAGTGTACTTGTTCTGTAGTTCCCTCACTAGCGTACTCAGTAAAGTATCTATGAACTAATACATAACAACAGAATTTTAGTGTGTCCGAACATACACTTTTATATTTACTGCATGTtttcaaatataaaaaatattCTTGACACTGAGAATTCTCCAGagattattaaaaaatgaattgtaAAAAAATGCATGTTAATGAGTTTATGAgcaaaatatgaaaatattatTTTAAGACGTAATCATTACCACTTAATTAATTGAAAATACATATaaagtcaaataaaaagacTTTGGGTGCAGCCATAATGCTGATTAACTGGACTCACAGTGATGTCAGGAGCACACTTGACAATGAGGCAATGGGTGAAACAGTCAAGGCGAATGGTGCCACTTTGCTGATTCAAGTAGACTTGTTCTTCAGAAAGGAGATGGGCGATTCTGCTGCTGGCACTAAGACTAGAACACACAGAAAGCCAGGACTCAGAACAGAACAGCCCTGTATATCATACGGTATGAAGTAATAATCCCAGTGGTAAAGTAATGAGATGCTTACAAAGCAATGAAAGTAATAACTATCAGATTTGGGTGATGTGTGATTGGTAAAAAGCCCTAAATCTTTGGATAATCCATGACTGTACACCAGAGACatattactgtcattattaaTGGAGTAATTCTGTACTGCTCCAAAACCATCTTTACTTTTTATTTCTACATGAAATTTAATTGGTGGATTTGCAGTTCTGCTGTCATACTTACGGGTCTTTATTCTCCTCTGAGCCAAACATGATCATGGACTTAAGAGCATTCCAGTCCTGTAGAACTCTTTCCAATGCCAGCTGCGCAAATCGAGGCGGTTCCAGATCATGATCTGGCATATCAGAGTCTAAGAGACAGGGAATCAGATTAATGTTTTAATATAGCCGGTCCCCCGACAACACTGAGGCTGTAGTGTCACAGGCTTGATTGCggtaaaataaaagataaaaccaTTGCCTTTAgtaaagcttttaaactgaAAATATGCAGAACATGCAGGTAGGAACCAGATCATACCTTCAGCATTCGTGGCTTTGcggttcctgtcctctctgATGCGTGGTGGTCTGTACTGACAGTGTTCAACACTCTGCCTGGCAACAGTCTGTACCAGGAACAGTAAAATATGCTCTCCCCTAGAGAGGGAAATGAAAATTCACTACATACATTCCTCAAAGTTCCTCATTTTGTACCATAAAATTAAgaaaacccatcagaaatatCAGTACACAAAAGAATCAGCTGTCTTACCGACTGTTTGGCGTAGTGACCAGGTTCGTGGTGGTGAGTAACCTGTACAGCAGATCCAGGCGGGCCGCCTTCTGTCCAGCAATAAGAGTTTTGCACTTGCATTTTTCCCAGCAATCACAATATGCTGTGGGGGACGTTCTTTTCAGCCTagcaaacacagcagatgcaGATGAATATTCATATTCATGCTGAGGAGTAGAAATGGCCATTCTTTAGGATTCCAAGAAAACCACAACTTACTTGCAGTCGTGTCCTTTGTGACACACTCTTGCACACtcggtgcagcagcagagagactCGAGCAGTCCACACGTTCGACACTCAAAGATGTCCTAGATCAAAAGTCAGGATGATGTCAAGGTTTCTCTCCTTTGAATTTTATAAGGTTTTATCTTTAAACACTGACCTGGTTAATGTGCTCAGCTCCAGTCCAAGTGAAGCTGCAGGTATCGTTGCAGCAGAGAACGTACAGAGGGGAATCATCTGGATTGGTCCCAGAAGGGCAAATCATTTCCATGAACACCGAGTCAGCATCTTCCTTTTCTGTGATGCCTGGGTCACCCACTGCATTTGAGAAATGTGAGGGAGGGAAACATTAAAGAAGAAGTTGGCATATAAATGATTTGCAAtcatgcaaacacattttcaatTCACATGACATGGCCTGACTACAAATGAAAAGATAAGGATGAAATACCCTTGGCCATTTTCTGAGCCGCCTCCAGTACTGTGATGGCTGCTGGGTACGCCCTCCCACTAACGGCAAGCATGAAAGGGGTCATTCCACGTGCATCCCTGTCAAACAGCGGACATGAGAATGTCAGGTGCATCCCAAAAAAGCATTATCTATGGCAAAGGAAAGTGATATATTTTACAATAGAAAACATACTTAGCAGAAAGGAGCTCCCTTAAATGCGGCCTCAGAACAACGCTGTCACACATCAGCTTTAGGATGAGGTGGGCATTGGCTTTCCTGTCTTTAGATTCAACCACAGGAGACTCATTTGAGGGTCCTGTGTATATGTGGAGAAAATAGAGATCTCATATGTTGGACCAAAGTTTAAAACACACTAGATAACTGTTATACAGCTAAAAGTTGAAATAGACTCTTTATGTGAATGAAAGTAAGGCTAAAGTACATATGAGTACCGGTATATAGGGTATAATATAGTAACGTTTACCTGGTATTGTTGAGGTGCTGGGGCCCTGGCTGGTTCCAGTGGAAGCAGTGGTGAGTGACCCTACAGCAGGGGCTAAAATGAAATCGATGTCGCCATCTGtcgataaaaaaaataaaacaacttaaCGTCTTGAATAAATTCACATTTAACAAGATAAACTGTTCactcacataaacacaccttTATCAAAAGGATTACTCTTATCTCAGTAGCTTACAGTGACATAAAAGAATCCTCATGCTACCTTTTATGCTATTTAAGATTAGATTAGACAAAGTGTCAGTGAGTAATAAACTGGAGCCGTTAATCACGCAGTTTAAAGTTCTGAAAATTTCTGAAATCTGAAATTTTTAACTAAAGCGTCATTATCTCGATACACTCACCAGGGTCCATGGGTGGAGGATCAGGAACCCAACTTGGCGGGGCAATTGGTGGCGATACGGGATCCTGGTGGTCACTAGACGATGGGCCAGACTCATGACGGCCAACACCTGCTGCTCTCAGAGACCTCCGCATCATCTCCCTGAGGCGGAGGCTAGACATACAGAAACAAAACGCAATGACAATTTAGCAAGAAAATCTGTGCCTCCAAATTCCAGGAGAAAGCCAATATCGAGAGGCTCAATACTCCCTTATATACTCCAAGACAATTTTCTGCCTCAACTCAACAAAGAGAATATTATTATTACCCTCTGCTACTGGAGGAGCCAGTCCTATTCCCAGAACTGTTGCTTGAAACCACAGAAATAGCATTGGCTATGGCCTCCACAGCCGACAGGCGCTCTGCAAATGTGTTTCTCTCAGACCTCTCAGCTTCTGAAATGAAATATGAACACTTAGCATGTAGAAGAGTCACACACAAGATCCGGACATTAGAGGAGAAATGGTAAACCAAATCTCAAATCCATTAATATTACAGTATTCTAACAGCAActtgatgtttttaaatcatACTGCTAGAATAGCagctcaccttcctcctctttggtCTCTTTGTTACTAACAGGGaagcagacagagacagcagcatGGAGGATGTTGCGATTTCCATCACAGCGATGATCTAGAAGAGCTCCAAGGGCCTGGCTGCCCTGATCCAACATGAAAGCCTGCTCGAGGTTGACCAGGTACTGTCGACATGCTTCGTAATCACAACGCAACACGTGCTGCATGAGTGTCTGTTTCTGAAAGACAGAGAATCCGAGTGAATAAACATGGCCAACAGATGGAAATACTATAGCGACAACCATGTTCGAAAAGCATCAGCTGAGAGCAAACACATGCTTGGAAGACATTTTTACCTCCACagccataataataatagcagCCTTCTTCTTAATTGTGGAGTTGGACGGGAGATTGGCCAAAGAGTGAACACCCATCCCCAGGCTGTTTATGGGTGGCAGGTCCAACCAGTCAGGATCCCGAATCCCACCCACACAGTCTTTGACCATGGGATAGATTGTGCCATTTCCATCTCTGAGGATAATTGGAGATTCCTtgagggggggggaaacaatTTGAACATTAGGATTTGTTGGTAGTAAGGGTATCAACAAATCAGTAGGTTTTAGAAAGTACTCACCTGCCCAGCTGTAAAAATAGCAACGTTACGCTCACTCTGCCCCAAGAAGGCTAGGTTGCTAGTAGGAAAATTATTCTCCTGTTCAGCTTTGCCTGTGGCCAGGTCAAAGATACAGTACCGTACCCAGTTACCAGTTTTCAACACTGCATGAACTCCTGGAATGACGAGAGACATGTCGGGGTTACAAACACTGGTTCGAtaaacacttaaacacacaaatacgTCGATCAATTAGAAACTAACCTTTGGAGTCAACGTTCACAGCCAAAATCTCAGCTTTCTCTGGGATACACAGTTTTTTGGGTGTGCGCTGGAAACAATCTGGAACTTTTGGAGTTCCACCAGTTTTTACTACCTACAAAATTAATAATATTAAGAAAAAACGTTGAATGACAACAGTGACATCAGAAGAGACTCTCTGACTGTCAGAAACACTTTAAACCTTCTAAGATGTTTTACCTGCAGCTCATCTATTCTAAGGAGTCTACAATCCTGTAGCAGCGATGACGGGTCTGaatcagctggagcagcactgCTCTGGTTGCTCACGCTGCTCGATGTGCCTGGAAACTTTACAGCAACATAGGCACCATCCACTTTGAGGACCTGGGACAAAATATCAGGTACCGGCGTGATTACCGTTACATCATCATCAGCTACTCGACAGAGCCGGTGGCTATTGTACTGCCCTTACCTTTCCTACAGGGACATTTTTAACATCCTCAACAAACACCACCTCCCTGAGAGGCCACTGCTCCTCGttcaccttttcttcttctttaggaGCAGGAGTAGAACGCCTTCGTTCTGCGAGGACAGAATACTGACATTTAGTCTGGCGATCGTACAATATTCTATTAAAAGGACACGTGTGTTATTTGCACTAGGACAGGATAAAATTAGTAATAAgatcagagaaaaagaaaggagaagCAAAATGAAAGTGCAGTTTAAACAACGATAAGTTAAGTGGGAGAAGCAGTAAGCAGAGCCGACGTACTGTAGGGCAGTGAGGCACTACTAGCAATGGACGAGGTATCACTGCAGGTGGATgctggggaaggaggaggacccATCTCGGTCTTTACCAGCTCTGGCTTGCTTTCTGTCCTGTTTGGTCAAAAAAGAATGCATAAAGAATGGTGTTTATGCTACTCTGTTTTATTATTAACAGTATGCTGCCAGACAGAAACTGAACCAACTTGATTTCCTGGGTCTTGGCGGTCTTCTCCATAGTCTTGAGGCTTTCTGGTGAGCGAAGCTGGAACCTGCAACTGTCATTCATGTTCCAGACAGACTCCAAAAGCACACCGACTTTAGGAATGCCAGCACTGACAGAGAAGGCCACTGCACCAGCATGATAAAGGGGATTATtcctcaaacacacctgagaagggaagcaggaaaaacagtgCACAGGGAAAAAAGGAATTGTTGAAATTACTTAGAATTACATttgaggaaaaaatgaaaaactatTAAAACGAGGGCGGCACACATGTCAATATtttgtctctcacctgtgttccCACGGTGATGTTGGGGATCGAGGACATGCCAGCACTAGACTTTGGCTTTTTGTTCTTTGCTCTGGCCTTTTCAAGCATCTTCTTCCGTTGACTAAAAGGCACAACACCCCTGCAGACAGGACGAGCAGTGAGGTGTAAAAGTCTGACTCCTTTCTGTCGTCAACACATCTTAATTTATGTTGGGAGAATACACCAGTTTTAACTGGGAACTAAACCAAGctcagcagcagaaagaagaaaaggcatGATTTGTTCCTTATATTTTTGAATTACaatttaaatgtagtttgttccTTAACAGACTCACTGCCCTTAGGTAAATTCTAAACCTCATGTCAAAATACTTGAACTCACCACCAGTAGAGGCCATTCTCCAGCTGTGCACATGTGTAGAGTGCACAGCAGTTCAGGGACACCATACGTTCCCCTTGTAGCTCGGGGAAAGCCTGAGCACTGTGTTCCAACTTGGAGGCCATGGAGCTCAGTGTTTCATCCACCCACGTTGCCACCTGAACAAACACAGGTCAAAATAAGTTCATTACATAAATACGAGCTATGTGAAAACGACCAGTTTGTTGCTACAAAGTGGTTCTTAAGGCTGAAAAGGAACTTTAGCTCATTTTAAAAGAGCGAAGAAATGACCCAGACTTAAAGGTTCAACACAGTTCATCTTCAAATGAGCACCCAAATGATTCTTTGGTCAAATCCAACAGATCAT comes from the Takifugu rubripes chromosome 7, fTakRub1.2, whole genome shotgun sequence genome and includes:
- the ubr5 gene encoding E3 ubiquitin-protein ligase UBR5 isoform X8, with translation MTSIHFVVHPLPGTEDQLNDRLREVSEKLNKYSYNSHPHLGLLEQATLKQCVVGPNHAGFLLEDGRVCRISFAVQPDRLELSKPDGSDGSKLSSGSGTGRSSRPGRTSDPPWFLSGSDTLGRLAGNTLGSRWSSGVNGGNGGGGSGGGAGGGGAGGGSSGGSGSGGGGGGTSGRSSTAARDSRRQTRVIRTGRDRGSGLLGSQPQPVIPASVIPEELITQAQVVLQGKSRSVIIRELQRTNLDVNLAVNNLLSRDDEDGDDGDDTASESYLPGAEDLMSLLDADIHSAHPSVIIDADAMFSEDISYFGYPSFRRSSLSRLGPSRVLLLPLERDSELLRERESVLRLRERRWLDGASFDTERGSTSREGEANLDKKSIPVQSPVSLGEELQWWPDKDGVKFVSIGAMFSELVAVSSKGELYQWKWTEPEPFRNAQNPSIHHPRVSFLGLANEKITLLSANSIRATVATETNKVATWVDETLSSMASKLEHSAQAFPELQGERMVSLNCCALYTCAQLENGLYWWGVVPFSQRKKMLEKARAKNKKPKSSAGMSSIPNITVGTQVCLRNNPLYHAGAVAFSVSAGIPKVGVLLESVWNMNDSCRFQLRSPESLKTMEKTAKTQEIKTESKPELVKTEMGPPPSPASTCSDTSSIASSASLPYKRRRSTPAPKEEEKVNEEQWPLREVVFVEDVKNVPVGKVLKVDGAYVAVKFPGTSSSVSNQSSAAPADSDPSSLLQDCRLLRIDELQVVKTGGTPKVPDCFQRTPKKLCIPEKAEILAVNVDSKGVHAVLKTGNWVRYCIFDLATGKAEQENNFPTSNLAFLGQSERNVAIFTAGQESPIILRDGNGTIYPMVKDCVGGIRDPDWLDLPPINSLGMGVHSLANLPSNSTIKKKAAIIIMAVEKQTLMQHVLRCDYEACRQYLVNLEQAFMLDQGSQALGALLDHRCDGNRNILHAAVSVCFPVSNKETKEEEEAERSERNTFAERLSAVEAIANAISVVSSNSSGNRTGSSSSRGLRLREMMRRSLRAAGVGRHESGPSSSDHQDPVSPPIAPPSWVPDPPPMDPDGDIDFILAPAVGSLTTASTGTSQGPSTSTIPGPSNESPVVESKDRKANAHLILKLMCDSVVLRPHLRELLSAKDARGMTPFMLAVSGRAYPAAITVLEAAQKMAKVGDPGITEKEDADSVFMEMICPSGTNPDDSPLYVLCCNDTCSFTWTGAEHINQDIFECRTCGLLESLCCCTECARVCHKGHDCKLKRTSPTAYCDCWEKCKCKTLIAGQKAARLDLLYRLLTTTNLVTTPNSRGEHILLFLVQTVARQSVEHCQYRPPRIREDRNRKATNAEDSDMPDHDLEPPRFAQLALERVLQDWNALKSMIMFGSEENKDPLSASSRIAHLLSEEQVYLNQQSGTIRLDCFTHCLIVKCAPDITFIDTLLSTLVRELQNKYTPGRREEAVNVTRRFLRSVARVFVILSVEMASSKKKNNFIPQPIGKCRRVFQALLPYAVEELCNVAESLIVPVRMGIARPTAPFTLASTSIDAVQGSEELFSVEPLPPRPSPDQSSSSSQTAASYIIRNPQPRHSSQSQPVRGRDEEQDDIVSADVEEVEVVEGVAGEEDHHDDQEEQGEENPETEGQHDEHDEDGSDMELDLLAAAETESDSESNHSNQDNASGRRSVVTAATAGSEAGASSVPAFFSEDDSQSNDSSDSDSSSSQSDDVDQETFLLDEPLERTTSSSHANSAAQAPRSMQWAVRNTPSQRASGSAPSNSSTPSASSTGLIYIDPTNLRRSSAISSSAAAAAAALEASNSSSYLTSASSLARAYSIVIRQISDLMSLIPKYNHLVYSQYPAAVKLTYHDAVNLQNYVEEKLIPTWNWMVSIMDSTEAQLRYGSALSSAGDPGHPSHPLHASQHSARRERINAREEASLRTLEGRRRAATLLTARQGMMSARGDFLNYALSLMRSHNDEHSDVLPVLDVCSLKHVAYVFQALIYWIKAMNQQTTLDTPQMDRKRNREILELGLDNEDSEHENDEDTNQSSTLQDKDEDPVPAETGQNHPFFRRSDSMTFLGCIPPNPFDVPLPEAIPLADQPHLLQPNARKEDLFGRPSQGLYSSSFMANKGLAEASVDRNCLEVNMGSSLPSPSQILPTKMSYSANLKNVMSMESGQRNTGTQSIADHEMDTSKPGPSPQDLAAQLKSSLLAEIGLTESDGPPLPSFRPHCSFMGMMISHDMLLGRWRLSLELFGRVFMEDVGAEPGSILTELGGFEVKESKFRREMEKLRNLQSRDLALEVDRDRDQLIQQTMRQLNAHFGRRCTTTPMAVHRVKVTFKDEPGEGSGVARSFYTAIALALLSNDKLPNLDCVQSVSKGMQASSTCHHDYNSNLMQRLRNRDRERERRSGGLRAGSRRDRDRDSRRQLSIDTRPFRPSSEGNPSDEPDPLPAHRQALGERLYPRVHAMQPAFASKITGMLLELSPAQLLLLLASEDSLRARVEEAMELLIAHGRENGADSILDLGLLEAPEKAQQQENRKRHGSTRSVVDMELDDPDDGEDNAPLFYQPGKRGFYSPRPGKNTEARLNCFRNIGRILGLCLLQNELCPITLNRHVIKVLLGRKVNWHDFAFFDPVMYESLRQLIRHSQAGEADAVFAAMDLAFAIDLCKEEGAGQVELLSGGVNMPVTPLNVYEYVRKYAEHRMLVVAEQPLHAMRKGLLDVLPKNALEDLTAEDFRLLVNGCGEVNVQMLISFTSFNDESGENADKLLQFKRWFWSIVEKMSMTERQDLVYFWTSSPSLPASEEGFQPMPSITIRPPDDQHLPTANTCISRLYVPLYSSKQILKQKLLLAIKTKNFGFV